The window CTATTTTATTCAAAAGATACCTGATCAGATTAAGTTTATCATGAATGCTCATGCTGACCAAAGTACTACACATAAAATAAAATTAGGTACAAATTATAAAGTAAAAATTGGTTATTCCGTTGAAGTACCATTTAGATTTGGCCCTGGATTAGCTATTGTTTATAATGATACCATTGATGAGATTAATAAGAGTATTAAAGACCTTGATGTGAAAAAGGTGACTATTAACACAACGATAGAGAATAATATCCCTTTGAATCTTCAACTTCAGGTTTCTCCTGTGGGAATAGATAAAAAGCCAATTACAGATATAAATGTAGAAGTGAAAGGCGAAAATGGAAACACATCGGGAATTATTCAATCCTGTGATAAGGATGGGAAAACACAAGAGTCTCCCATAACAATAGAACTGACTGAAACTACTAGTGGTGCCATTAAGAAATTAGATGGTTTACTACTGAAGATAACTGCGAAATCGACTGAGACAGTGAATGGCATGCCTTTGAAAGATGTCCAATATATCCGGTTAAAGAATATAAAAGCAAAAGCATCCGGTGGAATGAATATAGATTTAAACGATAAGTAATCAAACACCTATTAAAACAGATAAAAAATGAAATCACGTTTATTAATCATTATATTGACATTTCTTGCAGGAGGGGCGTTTACAAATATCCCGGCACAAACATTGAACTCTTCATACTTCCTGGAAGGGGCGACATATCGCCATCAACTAAACCCAGCTTTCATGGGAGATAGAAATTATATTAGTTTTCCAGCACTTGGAAACATAAATGTGGGAACCACCAGTACCATGGGACTGACTGATTTTATCTATAAATTCAATGACCCAACAGGTAAATATGATCTTACCACTTTTATGAATTCAGCGGTTGACAGGAATCAATTTCTGGGAAAACTGAAGACTAATAATCAGATAAACACGAACGTGGGATTGACTATTCTTTCTACCGGATTTTATGCGTTTGGAGGATTTAATACTTTTGAACTTAATCTGAAATCTAATACTTCATTCAACCTTCCATATGAGTTGTTTAACTTTATGAAGACAGGCATGGATCAGGACGTTTACCACATTAATAACTTTGCTGCAAACTCAAATAATTATGTGGAGTTAGCTTTAGGACATGCTCATAAGGTTAACGATAGGCTAACGATTGGAGCAAAATTGAAATTTTTGGCAGGTATAGCTAATGTTAATGGTAAGATTGATAGTATGGATATTGCTTTGACTGGTGACAAGTGGGAAATTATGGCAAACGGAACGCTAAACACAGCTGTAGGCGGCGGACATTATAAAACAAAAGCAAGTAATCCCGGTGAAATAAATGGTTTTGATGTAGAAGGAAATGCAGGTGCTGCTGGTTATGGAGCAGGTGTTGATTTAGGAGCAACTTATAAATTACTGGATAATTTAATCTTGTCGGCTTCAGCGCTCGACTTAGGATTTATTTCCTGGAATAATAATCAGAAAGGGGCTACCCATAATAAAGAATCATTTACTTTTGAAGGTTTTAACAATATTGCAGTAGATCCGGAAGAAGGAGATCCAAATGATGTTGATACACAGTTTGATAATATAAAAGATGACCTGAAAGCTATGACTAAGTTTTATGACGAGGGGAAAGTTAGCCGCACTACCATGTTGGCAACTACGATTAATCTGGGAGCGGAATATAAACTTCCTTTTTATGATAAACTTTCGGTGGGACTGCTTTCTACTACTCATGTAAATAAGCCTTACACATGGACTCAGGCTATGTTGGCGGCAAATATAAGTCCATTGCGATGGTTGGGCGCATCGGTAAACTATTCTTATTCCACTTTTGGCTCTAATCTGGGATGGATGCTCAATTTTCATCCTAAAGGATTTACTTTCTTTGTCGGGTCAGATCGCATGATAACAAGTGTAACCCCTCAGTATGTGCCAATGGGTAATGCGAATGCAAACCTCTGTTTTGGTTTTAATATTACATTCGGACGTCACAGAAATTAGAATTTAACCTATAAAATGATTGTTTAAATCGGTCAGGTTAATTCCTGGCCGATTTTTTTTCACTTTTGCAGAATGATTGCTAAAAAAGCTAAACCGAAGTGTGATAAGGTAAAAAACGTATAAGGAATGCTTCAAATTTCGCAAAAAAGTGCCATCTTTGCAAAATGTTAGCTATAGAAGTATCGATATTAGACCTGTTGATAAAAGGATTTATCATTGGAGTGGTAGTTTCTGCTCCTCTAGGCCCCGTAGGGGTACTATGTATTCAGCGTACTTTAAATAAAGGACGCTGGTATGGATTTATTACCGGTTTGGGAGCAGCGTTAAGTGATATTGCTTATGCTCTGTTAACGGGCTATGGCATGAGTTTTATTTTTGATTTTATATCTGCAAATCAGTTTTATCTTCAGTTATTTGGGAGTGTTATGCTCTTTGTTTTTGGGGTATATACTTTTAGAAGTAACCCGGTGCAGTCATTGCGACCGGCATCTACCTCTACAGGTACATATTTGCATAATTTCATTACAGCTTTTGCAGTAACGCTTTCTAATCCATTGATTATATTCCTGTTTATAGGACTTTTTGCACGCTTTACCTTTGTGGCACCTCAGATTCACCTTTATGAACAAATTATTGGTTATTTAGCAATAGCTCTAGGAGCCTTTACCTGGTGGTTTGCCCTTACCTTCTTTGTTAGTAAACTGCGGACAAGATTTAACGTCAGAGGTATCTGGGTGATTAACCGTGTAATAGGGGGAGTGGTAATAGTGGTCTCTGTTCTTGGATTAATCTTTACCTTGTTAGGAAAAGCACTTTACTAATTAAAAGAATATGTTAATAGCTCAGAAACTAAAGCAAACCAATATTGCAGAATACCTCATATACATGTGGCAGATTGAAGATCTTATCCGTGCTGCCGGATGTGATATCGAAAAGTTGAAATCAGACTTTATCAGCCAGTATAAAATCAATGACGACGATAAGGCGAAATTAGTCCAATGGTATGAAGACCTTATTGGAATGATGCGTGATGAAGATGTGCAGGAAAAGGGGCACTTGCAGATTAACAAGAATGTGATTATCTCATTGACAGATCTGCATCTGCAGTTACTTCGTTCTACCAAAGAGCCTTTTTATGGTGCTGCTTATTATAAAGCATTACCTTTTATTGTGGAACTACGCAACAAAAGCGGAAACACAGAAGAACCTGAACTGGAAACATGTTTTGAGGCACTTTATGGAGCCATGTTATTAAAGCTTCAAAAAAAGGAAATTTCTCAGGAAACAGGTAAAGCACTTGAAGTAATTGCTAAGTTTCTTTCACTATTGTCGAATTATTACGAAAAAGATAGAAACGGAGAATTAAAATTAGACGATTAAGTCATGAAAAATATATTGATAACCGGTGCCAATGGTCAATTAGGCAATGAAATGCGTTTGCTTTCTTCGGAAAACAATCAATACAACTATTTTTTTACGGACGTACAGGAACTTGATATTTGTGATGAACAGGCTATACAAGCCTTTGTTACTCAGAATGAGATTGATATAATTGTGAATTGTGCGGCATATACTGCTGTTGATAAAGCTGAAGATAATCTAGATCTATGCAGAAAACTGAATGCTGTAGCTCCCGGATATCTTGCAAAAGCAGCTCAAAGCAGAGGCGCAGCCATGATACAAATCTCTACAGATTATGTATTCAACGGAACAAATCATATTCCGTATACGGAGGAAGAATCGACTTGCCCTGCATCTGCTTATGGAGTCACTAAGCTGGAAGGAGAACAGAATGTGATGAATAACTGTTCAGAGGCTATTGTGATAAGAACCGCATGGCTTTATTCTACTTTTGGCAATAATTTTGTAAAGACCATGATTCGTCTGGGCAAAGAAAAAGAGAGTCTGGGTGTTATATTCGATCAGATTGGAACTCCAACTTATGCACGTGATTTGGCAAGAGCTATTTATGCAGCCATCAATAAAGGAATTGTTCCGGGCATTTATCATTTCAGTGATGAAGGGGTCTGTTCATGGTACGATTTCACGCTAGCTATTCATCGTTTGGCAGGGATCTGCACCTGCAAAGTGAGTCCACTTCATACAGCTGATTATCCTGCAAAAGCAGCACGTCCACATTACTCAGTATTGGATAAAACTAAGATAAAAAAGACTTTTGGCATTGAAATACCTCACTGGGAGGTGAGCTTACAAGAATGCATCAATGATATTAATTAAACAAATATGCTTGACGAAATAAAAAGAAGGCGTACTTTCGCTATTATCTCTCACCCGGATGCGGGTAAAACTACTTTAACAGAGAAGCTTTTGCTTTTTGGAGGGCAGATTCAGGTTGCCGGGGCTGTGAAGTCTAATAAGATTAAAAAAACGGCAACTTCCGACTGGATGGAGATTGAGAAGCAACGTGGTATTTCTGTAACAACTTCCGTAATGGAGTTTGATTATCGCGACTATAAAGTGAACATCCTTGACACTCCGGGTCACCAGGATTTTGCTGAAGATACATTCCGTACGCTGACTGCCGTTGATAGTGTTATTATCGTTGTAGACGGTGCCAAAGGTGTTGAGGCTCAGACTCGTAAATTGATGGAAGTCTGCCGCATGAGAAAGACTCCGGTAATTGTTTTTGTTAACAAGATGGACCGTGAAGGACGTGACCCATTTGATTTGCTGGATGAGATTGAAGCTGAATTACAAATCAAGGTTCGTCCGTTAAGCTGGCCTATTGAACAGGGAGCCCGTTTTAAAGGGGTATATAATATATATGAAGGCAAGTTAGACCTTTACCAGCCAAGCAAGCAAGTTGTTACTGAAAAAATAGAACTTGATATTGATAGTGAGCAACTTGATAAAAGCATAGGAGAAGGACTGGCAAATAAACTTCGCTCTGATTTGGAATTGGTTGACGG of the uncultured Bacteroides sp. genome contains:
- a CDS encoding LysE family transporter; its protein translation is MLAIEVSILDLLIKGFIIGVVVSAPLGPVGVLCIQRTLNKGRWYGFITGLGAALSDIAYALLTGYGMSFIFDFISANQFYLQLFGSVMLFVFGVYTFRSNPVQSLRPASTSTGTYLHNFITAFAVTLSNPLIIFLFIGLFARFTFVAPQIHLYEQIIGYLAIALGAFTWWFALTFFVSKLRTRFNVRGIWVINRVIGGVVIVVSVLGLIFTLLGKALY
- the rfbD gene encoding dTDP-4-dehydrorhamnose reductase codes for the protein MKNILITGANGQLGNEMRLLSSENNQYNYFFTDVQELDICDEQAIQAFVTQNEIDIIVNCAAYTAVDKAEDNLDLCRKLNAVAPGYLAKAAQSRGAAMIQISTDYVFNGTNHIPYTEEESTCPASAYGVTKLEGEQNVMNNCSEAIVIRTAWLYSTFGNNFVKTMIRLGKEKESLGVIFDQIGTPTYARDLARAIYAAINKGIVPGIYHFSDEGVCSWYDFTLAIHRLAGICTCKVSPLHTADYPAKAARPHYSVLDKTKIKKTFGIEIPHWEVSLQECINDIN
- a CDS encoding DUF4924 family protein, with the protein product MLIAQKLKQTNIAEYLIYMWQIEDLIRAAGCDIEKLKSDFISQYKINDDDKAKLVQWYEDLIGMMRDEDVQEKGHLQINKNVIISLTDLHLQLLRSTKEPFYGAAYYKALPFIVELRNKSGNTEEPELETCFEALYGAMLLKLQKKEISQETGKALEVIAKFLSLLSNYYEKDRNGELKLDD
- a CDS encoding DUF5723 family protein — its product is MKSRLLIIILTFLAGGAFTNIPAQTLNSSYFLEGATYRHQLNPAFMGDRNYISFPALGNINVGTTSTMGLTDFIYKFNDPTGKYDLTTFMNSAVDRNQFLGKLKTNNQINTNVGLTILSTGFYAFGGFNTFELNLKSNTSFNLPYELFNFMKTGMDQDVYHINNFAANSNNYVELALGHAHKVNDRLTIGAKLKFLAGIANVNGKIDSMDIALTGDKWEIMANGTLNTAVGGGHYKTKASNPGEINGFDVEGNAGAAGYGAGVDLGATYKLLDNLILSASALDLGFISWNNNQKGATHNKESFTFEGFNNIAVDPEEGDPNDVDTQFDNIKDDLKAMTKFYDEGKVSRTTMLATTINLGAEYKLPFYDKLSVGLLSTTHVNKPYTWTQAMLAANISPLRWLGASVNYSYSTFGSNLGWMLNFHPKGFTFFVGSDRMITSVTPQYVPMGNANANLCFGFNITFGRHRN